A portion of the Artemia franciscana unplaced genomic scaffold, ASM3288406v1 PGA_scaffold_67, whole genome shotgun sequence genome contains these proteins:
- the LOC136042113 gene encoding E3 ubiquitin-protein ligase rnf8-B-like, whose product MNIVYKCFAIGIPASIAAISVSWAIKKHKEGKTKGINASTALTESKKKPLDIKRCKQANPDEFNTCKEVTEFKKKKLDLLDSELSCSICYEVFVEPVRLPCLHAFCEACVLKNEENPTKCPLCRATYTVGRKDTLLAGCIQNIIESAYNPNEMTERDELVAAHKDLISLMMERKKKKWKTKILKGLYFLADLFVVCTSY is encoded by the coding sequence ATGAATATAGTGTATAAATGTTTTGCCATTGGAATTCCAGCCTCTATCGCTGCAATATCAGTTTCCTGGGCTATAAAAAAGCATAAAGAAGGTAAAACGAAGGGAATTAATGCTTCTACTGCATTAACAGAGTCTAAGAAGAAGCCACTTGATATTAAAAGATGTAAACAAGCTAACCCGGACGAATTTAATACTTGCAAAGAAGTAACagagtttaagaaaaaaaaacttgacctATTGGATTCTGAACTATCTTGCAGCATCTGCTATGAGGTATTTGTTGAGCCAGTTAGACTGCCGTGTCTACACGCTTTCTGCGAAGCTTGCGTCCTTAAGAATGAAGAAAACCCAACAAAATGTCCTCTGTGTAGGGCCACGTACACAGTTGGTCGCAAAGATACCCTTTTAGCCGGTTGTATTCAAAACATTATCGAATCTGCTTATAATCCAAATGAAATGACTGAAAGGGATGAACTTGTAGCCGCCCATAAAGACTTGATAAGTCTGATGATggagaggaagaagaaaaaatggaaaactaaaattttaaaagggctTTATTTTCTGGCTGATTTATTTGTTGTCTGTACTTCGTACTGA